From a region of the Salvelinus alpinus chromosome 2, SLU_Salpinus.1, whole genome shotgun sequence genome:
- the LOC139554847 gene encoding caM kinase-like vesicle-associated protein → MPFGCLTLGEKKDYNNPSEVTDKYDLGQIVKSEEFCEIFRAKDKNTLKMFTCKKFLKKDGRKVRKAAKNEILILKMVKHHNILQLVDVFETRKEYFLFLELATGREVFDWILDQGYYSERDTSNVVRQVLEAVAYLHSQRIVHRNLKLENLVYFNRLKHSKIVISDFHLAKLENGLIKDPCGTPEYLAPEVVGRQRYGRPVDCWAIGVIVYILLSGNPPFYDEMEDDDYDNHDKNLFRKILSGDYEFDSPYWDDISDSAKSLVASLMEVEQDQRLTAQEAINHEWISGNAASDKNIRDGVCGQIEKNFAKAKWKKAVRVTTMMKMLRAPEQRDSGASSPVPGGSTCPVTSSNTPVHSADAPEGTPVSTEATVTLQVPDSQNSHAIITPDEPDPLQRCNGDAAVPLQTPPQTQDDQNG, encoded by the exons ATGCCATTCGGCTGTTTGACACTCGGGGAGAAGAAGGATTACAACAATCCCTCAGAGGTGACTGATAAATATGACCTGGGACAAATTGTCAAATC GGAGGAGTTCTGTGAGATCTTCAGAGCAAAGGACAAGAACACACTCAAAATGTTTACCTGTAAAAAGTTTCTGAAAAAGGATGGGAGGAAAGTGAGAAAAGCTGCCAAGAATGAGATCCTGATCTTGAAGAT GGTTAAACATCATAACATCCTCCAGCTGGTTGATGTCTTTGAAACTAGGAAGGAGTACTTCCTCTTCCTGGAGCT AGCTACAGGCAGAGAGGTCTTTGACTGGATCTTAGACCAAGGCTACTACTCAGAGAGGGACACCAGCAACGTTGTCAGACAGGTGTTGGAAGCCGTGGCCTATCTGCACTCCCAGAGAATCGTCCACAGGAACCTCAAG CTGGAGAACTTGGTGTACTTCAATCGCCTGAAGCACTCCAAAATAGTGATCAGTGACTTCCACCTGGCCAAGCTGGAGAACGGACTCATTAAGGACCCCTGTGGAACGCCAGAGTACCTTG CTCCTGAGGTGGTGGGACGTCAGAGGTATGGAAGGCCAGTGGACTGCTGGGCCATCGGGGTCATTGTGTATATTCT CCTGTCTGGAAACCCCCCTTTCTATGACGAAATGGAAGATGACGACTATGATAATCACGACAAGAATCTTTTCCGCAAGATTCTGTCAGGAGACTATGAGTTTGACTCACCGTACTGGGATGATATCTCTGACTCAG CAAAAAGCCTGGTGGCAAGTCTGATGGAAGTGGAGCAGGATCAAAGACTGACTGCACAGGAGGCCATCAACCATGAATG GATTTCTGGGAATGCAGCGTCCGATAAGAACATCAGGGATGGAGTGTGTGGGCAAATTGAAAAGAACTTTGCCAAAGCCAAGTGGAAG AAAGCTGTACGGGTCACAACAATGATGAAGATGCTTCGAGCTCCAGAACAGAGGGACTCAGGGGCCTCCAGCCCGGTTCCAGGGGGCTCTACATGCCCTGTCACCTCCAGCAACACTCCAGTACACTCAGCTGATGCTCCTGAGGGCACCCCTGTCAGCACAGAGGCCACGGTCACCCTCCAGGTCCCTGACTCACAGAATTCACACGCCATCATCACTCCTGATGAGCCAGATCCCCTGCAACGGTGTAACGGGGACGCCGCAGTGCCCCTCCAAACACCCCCACAAACACAGGACGATCAGAATGGCTAG